Proteins encoded together in one Argiope bruennichi chromosome 1, qqArgBrue1.1, whole genome shotgun sequence window:
- the LOC129980076 gene encoding multidrug resistance-associated protein 1-like has protein sequence MVKTPLLDEFCKSPFWDDNLLWNSTNPDLTPCFEKTALVWTPCLFLWLFGPLECYFQRKSSYKPLPWTGANIIRMVLSLILSILCALNILDELFNKSNDVYFVPSLVAESLKALTFLFALVLMLFNRKRGRHTSGILFIFWLSLTFCEIFPYRTAFMTLQSQTELPSIFSFVIHMIYFPILAAELILSCFADIRYRHPPDIEGKKECPEMRASFASKLTFWWFNGMSILGWKRPLRFEDLWELNPDDRTDHIASQFEKHYRQFNWTQPTAPSKIREEVEDVKAEEQVLKDGTEYIVRNGRHEQPKEKIHILRSLYKTFAGSFITGSILKLIYDLLQFINPLILRSLIEYVKSDDPLWIGVLFAALIFLNCTLQSVVLGSYFHRMFIIGMRVRTALVTAVYKKSLVLSSTARKESTVGEIVNLMSVDSQRFMDLMTYLNLIWSAPLQIVVALLMLFNILGIAVLSGLFVSIILIPINALLGQMMKKRQVKQMKYKDERVKLVNEVLSGIKVLKLYAWEEAFREKINAIREKEIKNLKFIAYLNSLTMMIWSCSPFLVALVSFATYVLIDENNHLDAATAFVSLSLFNILRFPLTMLPHLITTMILVSVSVKRLNKYMNSEELDRYVTYDPSDVFALTVSNGDFTWDPPKKEEKEKAAKPTLTNIQLLVPRGSLIAIVGQVGSGKSSLFSAILGEMTKLSGSVIFSGKVAYTSQQPWIQNTSLKNNILFSKPLSKHFYEEVIEACGLKPDLEILPGGDQTEIGEKGINLSGGQKQRVSLARAVYASADIYLLDDPLSAVDSHVGKHIFDKVIGPSGLLKSKTRILVTHSLTYLPQTDVIYVMKDGTIAEKGSFQELVDSKGPFAEYLAQYGSEIDDSEDLSDIPPELIRSLSLNTESSPGSDLEDSQQMTIMSINRQPSMERSVSRQPSIERSISRQNSREKRSNSLSNSIEKSGSLPKDFAKLINIEEAETGQVKISVYMEYFKAVGHWWLAVIVISYIVWQAFAVESNVWLSEWGTDKPLNGTEEKAQRDYRLGIFGALGLGQSIGIFVGSFAVAYGTLAAANSLHDGILINVLKSPMSFFDTTPLGRIVNRFSKDIDTVDVTIPMTLRSWLSCLLQVISTLIVISVQTPIFLVVVVPISVIYYFIQRFYLSTSRQLKRLESITRSPIYSHFSETLSGASTIRAYRAEERFCRQSNTFVDNNQICYYPSIVSNRWLAIRLDFCGNFIIFFAALFAVLQRDSLDAGKVGLSVTYALMVTSTLNWLVRMSSELETNIVAVERILEYTNTPTEAPWDIEDKKPPKEWPDRGTVKMDNYSTRYRAGLDLVLKQISCDVKSGEKIGIVGRTGAGKSSLTLSLFRIIEAAEGKIVLDDLNIADMGLHDLRSKITIIPQDPVLFSGTLRMNLDPFNWYSDAQLWEALEHAHLKNFVSTLEEGLEHEVVEGGENLSVGQRQLVCLARALLRKTKILVLDEATAAVDLETDSLIQGTIRTEFKDASVLTIAHRLNTVMDYDRIMVLDQGRVAEFDSPDALLKNKNSIFYGMAKDAGLV, from the exons GATGACAATCTTTTATGGAATTCAACCAATCCAGATTTAACACCATGCTTCGAAAAGACAGCCCTCGTGTGGACACCTTGCTTGTTCCTGTGGCTGTTTGGTCCATTAGAATGCTATTTTCAAAGGAAGTCTTCCTACAAGCCCTTACCATGGACTGGAGCAAATATAATCAGAATG gTTTTATCTCTGATCCTGAGTATTTTGTGTGCATTGAATATATTGGATGAATTGTTTAACAAAAGTAATGATGTATATTTTGTGCCTTCCCTCGTTGCGGAATCGCTAAAAGCGCTTACTTTT ctctTTGCCTTGGTCTTGATGTTATTCAACAGAAAGCGAGGGCGGCATACTTCTggcattttgttcattttttggtTATCTCTAACATTCTGCGAGATTTTTCCATACAGAACTGCATTTATGACACTCCAGTCTCAG ACTGAATTGCCGAGTATATTTTCTTTCGTTATACACATGATATATTTCCCGATCTTGGCAGCCGAGTTAATTTTGTCTTGCTTCGCAGACATCCGGTATCGACATCCTCCTGACATAGAAGGAAAA AAAGAATGTCCAGAAATGAGAGCTTCTTTTGCATCTAAGCTGACTTTTTGGTGGTTTAatgg gaTGAGCATTCTGGGCTGGAAAAGGCCTTTAAGATTTGAAGATCTGTGGGAGCTAAATCCAGACGATCGCACTGATCACATAGCTTCtcaatttgaaaaacattacAGACAGTTTAACTGGACCCAACCAACTGCACCCTCCAA aatacGCGAGGAGGTCGAGGATGTGAAAGCAGAAGAACAAGTGTTGAAGGATGGAACAGAATACATCGTGAGGAATGGTCGTCACGAGCAGCccaaagaaaaaattcatatacTTCGCTCGCTCTATAAAACTTTTGCTGGTTCTTTTATTACGGGAAGCATCCTGAAGTTAATATATGATTTGCTTCAGTTTATCAATCCGCTTATCTTACG TTCCCTCATTGAATATGTGAAGTCGGACGATCCTCTTTGGATAGGAGTTTTGTTTGCTGCCCTTATATTTCTGAACTGTACTCTACAATCCGTTGTATTGGGTTCTTATTTCCACCGTATGTTTATTATCGGCATGCGTGTGCGCACTGCTCTTGTCACAGCTGTGTATAAGAAA tCTCTAGTTCTCTCATCAACTGCAAGAAAAGAATCCACTGTTGGTGAAATAGTGAATTTGATGTCTGTGGATTCTCAGCGATTTATGGACTTGATGACCTACTTGAACCTCATATGGTCTGCTCCCCTTCAGATCGTGGTTGCTCTCTTAATGCTGTTCAACATATTGGGAATAGCTGTTTTATCTGGACTTTTTGTATCTATTATTCTGATACCTATCAATGCCCTGCTAGGCCAAATGATGAAAAAGCGACAG gtgaaacaaatgaaatataaagatgaGCGAGTAAAACTTGTCAATGAAGTTTTATCTGGTATCAAGGTATTGAAACTGTATGCTTGGGAGGAGGCCTTCagggaaaaaattaatgcaattagagaaaaagaaatcaagaatttgaaatttattgcatatCTGAATTCCTTAACTATGATGATTTGGAGCTGTTCACCtttctta GTTGCTCTTGTCAGTTTTGCTACCTATGTGCTTATAGATGAAAACAATCATCTAGATGCAGCCACTGCATTTGTTTCTCTTTCTCTATTCAATATACTACGCTTTCCATTGACTATGTTGCCTCATCTAATCACTACAATGATTCTA gtttctgTATCTGTGAAAAGACTTAACAAGTACATGAACAGTGAAGAGCTTGATAGATATGTTACTTATGATCCATCTGATG TGTTTGCATTGACTGTCAGCAATGGAGACTTTACGTGGGACCCACCCAAGAAAGAAGAGAAAGAGAAGGCAGCTAAACCTACTCTGACTAATATTCAACTGTTAGTCCCAAGAGGCAGCCTTATTGCAATTGTGGGACAGGTTGGGTCTGGGAAATCATCCCTTTTCTCTGCCATATTGGGGGAGATGACGAAGCTTTCAGGAAGTGTCATTTTTAGT GGCAAAGTTGCATATACTTCTCAGCAACCATGGATACAAAATACATccttgaaaaacaatattttgttctCCAAGCCCTTATCGAAGCATTTTTACGAGGAAGTTATTGAAGCTTGCGGGCTGAAACCAGATCTTGAAATTTTGCCAGGAGGAGACCAGACAGAGATAGGAGAAAAG GGTATAAATTTGAGTGGTGGTCAGAAACAACGAGTAAGTTTGGCAAGAGCAGTTTATGCCTCTGCTGATATATATCTTTTGGATGATCCTTTATCTGCTGTGGACTCGCATGTTGGGAAACATATATTTGATAAAGTGATCGGACCCTCTGGGTTACTGAAATCAAAg ACTCGAATATTGGTGACCCATTCTTTAACATACTTGCCTCAAACAGATGTAATTTATGTTATGAAAGATGGGACAATAGCTGAGAAAGGCTCCTTTCAAGAGCTGGTGGATAGCAAAGGACCCTTTGCTGAATATCTTGCTCAGTATGGATCAGAGATCGATGACTCTGAAGACTTGAGTGATATTCCACCAGAACTTATAAG GAGCTTATCCCTTAATACTGAAAGTAGCCCTGGTTCTGATCTGGAAGACAGTCAGCAGATGACTATCATGTCCATCAATCGCCAACCATCAATGGAACGATCCGTTAGTCGGCAACCATCAATAGAACGATCCATTAGTCGCCAGAATTCGAGGGAAAAACGTTCCAATTCCTTATCTAATTCGATAGAGAAATCGGGTTCCTTGCCAAAGGATTTTGCTAAACTGATTAACATTGAAGAGGCAGAAACTGGACAG GTGAAAATATCAGTCTACATGGAGTATTTTAAAGCAGTTGGCCACTGGTGGCTGGCTGTCATTGTTATCTCTTATATTGTGTGGCAAGCATTTGCTGTGGAATCCAATGTGTGGCTGAGTGAATGGGGCACTGATAAACCTCTGAATGGCACTGAAGAAAAAGCACAGAGAGACTACAGACTTGGCATATTTGGTGCTTTGGGACTTGGGCAAT CCATCGGAATATTTGTCGGATCTTTTGCTGTTGCTTATGGGACACTCGCTGCCGCCAATTCTCTCCATGATGGGATACTTATAAATGTCTTGAAGTCCCCCATGTCGTTCTTTGACACTACTCCCCTGGGACGCATAGTGAATCGCTTCTCCAAAGACATTGATACAGTGGATGTAACCATCCCTATGACCTTGAGGTCCTGGTTGTCATGCTTGCTTCAGGTTATTTCCACACTTATTGTCATCAGTGTGCAAACACCGATCTTTTTAGTGGTGGTTGTGCCCATCAGtgttatctattattttatacaa CGATTTTATCTGTCAACGAGTCGGCAGCTGAAGAGACTCGAATCCATCACTCGATCTCCCATCTATTCCCATTTTTCCGAAACATTGTCGGGAGCAAGCACCATTCGAGCTTACAGAGCAGAGGAGAGATTCTGCAGACAGTCCAATACTTTTGTCGATAACAATCAAATATGCTACTATCCTAGCATTGTGTCCAATAG GTGGTTGGCCATTCGTCTAGATTTTTGtggaaatttcatcattttctttgcTGCTCTATTTGCTGTACTTCAGAGAGATAGTTTAGATGCTGGAAAAGTGGGATTGTCTGTTACTTATGCACTTATG GTCACCAGTACATTGAATTGGCTTGTGAGAATGAGTTCCGAGTTGGAAACGAACATTGTTGCTGTGGAAAGAATTTTGGAATACACCAACACTCCGActgaa GCCCCTTGGGACATAGAAGACAAGAAACCGCCCAAAGAATGGCCTGACAGAGGAACCGTTAAGATGGATAACTATTCTACGAGATACAGAGCTGGGTTGGATttagttttgaaacaaatttcgtGCGATGTTAAGTCGGGGGAGAAG ATTGGAATTGTTGGGAGGACGGGAGCCGGAAAGTCGTCTTTGACTCTGTCTCTGTTCCGGATCATCGAGGCTGCCGAGGGAAAAATCGTGCTGGACGATCTTAACATTGCCGACATGGGCCTTCACGATCTCAGATCCAAAATCACGATCATTCCTCAG gaTCCGGTACTTTTCTCCGGGACACTCCGAATGAACTTAGATCCGTTCAACTGGTACTCGGATGCTCAGCTGTGGGAAGCTCTGGAACATgctcatttgaaaaattttgtgagTACTCTGGAGGAAGGTTTGGAACACGAGGTGGTCGAAGGAGGAGAGAATCTGAG CGTTGGCCAAAGGCAACTTGTGTGCCTTGCCCGGGCCTTACTCCGAAAGACCAAAATTCTGGTTTTGGATGAGGCCACTGCTGCTGTGGATTTGGAGACCGACAGTCTTATTCAGGGAACCATCAGAACAGAGTTTAAGGATGCGTCAGTGCTAACGATTGCTCATCGTCTCAACACTG